Proteins from one Candidatus Neomarinimicrobiota bacterium genomic window:
- a CDS encoding glycyl-radical enzyme activating protein gives MTNGSKTTGTVFDIQRGAVTDGPGIRTTVFLKGCPLRCTWCHNPESQPIKPQLRFYADKCQNCFECVSACPTGTHIDSNGKHSVRFDRCDLTGNCVTACPNEALEIVGQSMTVDDVMQVVRRDIAYYRNSGGGLTLSGGEPMLQFEFAKALFSAAKQEGIHTTLDTSGYASCRHFQEILPITDLFLFDYKATEPELHERTTGVSNQLIFENLDFLYQQKANILLRCPMIPTVNDTEEHLRAIAALQEKYPNLAGIEIMPYHNMGRKKGQEVGLERDKLQVGTTPGETKSRWRKQLEEFGLAEVMMN, from the coding sequence ATGACCAATGGCAGTAAAACCACGGGTACCGTTTTCGATATCCAGCGGGGCGCCGTCACCGACGGCCCGGGTATCCGGACTACTGTCTTCCTGAAGGGGTGTCCCCTCCGCTGTACCTGGTGCCATAATCCCGAGTCCCAACCGATAAAGCCGCAACTCCGGTTTTACGCCGACAAATGCCAGAACTGTTTCGAGTGTGTTTCAGCCTGTCCCACTGGGACTCATATCGATAGTAATGGTAAGCATTCGGTCCGATTTGACCGGTGTGACCTTACCGGGAATTGCGTTACTGCCTGCCCCAACGAGGCGCTGGAAATTGTGGGGCAGAGCATGACAGTGGACGATGTTATGCAGGTTGTGAGGCGTGACATCGCCTATTACAGAAATTCAGGCGGTGGACTGACCCTCTCCGGCGGCGAACCGATGCTGCAGTTTGAATTTGCGAAAGCGCTGTTCTCTGCTGCAAAGCAGGAAGGTATCCACACGACGCTTGATACCAGCGGATACGCCTCCTGCAGACATTTTCAGGAGATACTCCCTATCACTGACCTGTTTCTCTTCGATTACAAGGCCACGGAACCCGAACTGCATGAACGGACCACCGGCGTTTCGAATCAACTCATTTTTGAGAACCTCGACTTTCTCTACCAACAAAAAGCGAATATCCTGCTGCGCTGCCCTATGATACCGACCGTCAATGATACCGAAGAACATCTCCGGGCAATTGCTGCTCTCCAAGAAAAATACCCGAACCTTGCGGGTATCGAGATTATGCCCTACCACAACATGGGACGGAAAAAAGGGCAGGAAGTCGGTCTTGAACGGGATAAACTTCAGGTAGGGACAACTCCCGGCGAAACAAAATCCAGATGGAGAAAACAACTGGAAGAATTCGGTTTAGCGGAAGTAATGATGAATTAA